In a genomic window of Streptomyces roseoviridis:
- a CDS encoding DUF3291 domain-containing protein: protein MTSTAPSAPHAHLAQLNVATLRYPFDDPRIAPFAEMLDPVNAAADRAPGFVWRLVEDGAADATGLRPAGEDVIVNLTVWESREALWDFTYRSGHLEVMRRRREWFERHVEAHLVLWWVPAGHRPGVGEALERLAELRAHGPSPRAFTFASSFTAAEAAAHRAGEAPSRQPG, encoded by the coding sequence ATGACCTCGACCGCGCCCTCGGCCCCGCACGCCCATCTCGCCCAGCTCAACGTGGCCACACTCCGCTACCCCTTCGACGACCCCCGCATCGCGCCGTTCGCCGAGATGCTCGACCCGGTCAACGCGGCCGCCGACCGCGCGCCCGGTTTCGTGTGGCGGCTCGTGGAGGACGGCGCGGCCGACGCCACCGGCCTGCGCCCGGCCGGTGAGGACGTCATCGTGAATCTGACGGTGTGGGAGTCACGGGAGGCCCTGTGGGACTTCACGTACCGCAGTGGACACCTGGAGGTCATGCGGCGGCGCCGTGAGTGGTTCGAGCGGCACGTCGAGGCGCACCTGGTGCTGTGGTGGGTGCCCGCCGGTCACCGGCCGGGCGTCGGCGAGGCCCTGGAGCGGCTCGCGGAGCTGCGCGCGCACGGGCCGTCCCCGCGCGCGTTCACCTTCGCCTCCTCGTTCACCGCCGCCGAGGCCGCCGCTCATCGGGCGGGCGAGGCGCCCTCGCGGCAGCCCGGGTGA
- a CDS encoding Hsp20/alpha crystallin family protein, which yields MLMRTDPFRELDRLTQQMLGTAGTWSRPSPVPMDAYREGDDYVIVMDLPGVSTDAIDIDVERNMLTVKAERRPVAKADDVQMELSERPLGVFSRQLMLADTLDTEKITADYVAGVLTLRIPIAERAKPRKISISRGDDRKQISG from the coding sequence ATGTTGATGCGCACCGACCCGTTCCGCGAGCTCGACCGGCTCACGCAGCAGATGCTGGGCACCGCCGGCACCTGGTCCCGTCCCTCCCCGGTCCCGATGGACGCGTACCGCGAAGGCGACGACTACGTGATCGTCATGGACCTGCCCGGTGTCTCGACGGACGCGATCGACATCGACGTCGAGCGGAACATGCTGACGGTCAAGGCGGAGCGCCGCCCCGTCGCGAAGGCCGACGACGTGCAGATGGAGCTGTCCGAGCGGCCGCTCGGCGTCTTCTCCCGGCAGCTGATGCTGGCCGACACGCTCGACACCGAGAAGATCACGGCCGACTACGTCGCGGGCGTCCTCACGCTCCGCATCCCGATCGCCGAGCGCGCGAAGCCCCGCAAGATCAGCATCAGTCGCGGCGACGACCGCAAGCAGATCAGCGGCTGA
- a CDS encoding helix-turn-helix transcriptional regulator, protein MEDIDAIAVLQDPVRRRLYEYVVAQGREVGRNEAAEAAGVARTLAAHHLERLTEAGLLVSGSRRLTGRSGPGAGRPAKVYTRARGERSVSLPARDYRTAAELLAQAAEEAGLDAGLCAAARRRGEALRGSAAPCGDLDEARRILAARGYEPYAEEAADGPRAADERAIEGPGAVTDGQAVAGRAGTVVRMRNCPFHAVAERFPPLVCGMNLALLEGLLGTGGPVSARMDPRPGECCVVVEASKNNEH, encoded by the coding sequence ATGGAGGACATCGACGCGATCGCCGTGCTGCAGGATCCGGTGCGGCGGCGCCTGTACGAGTACGTCGTGGCGCAGGGACGCGAGGTCGGGCGCAACGAGGCCGCCGAGGCGGCGGGGGTGGCGCGCACGCTCGCCGCGCACCATCTGGAGAGGCTGACCGAGGCCGGCCTGCTGGTGAGCGGGAGCCGGCGCCTGACCGGCCGGTCGGGGCCGGGCGCGGGGCGGCCGGCGAAGGTGTACACGCGGGCCCGGGGCGAGCGGTCGGTGTCACTGCCCGCCCGGGACTACCGCACCGCCGCCGAACTGCTGGCCCAGGCCGCCGAGGAGGCCGGCCTCGACGCCGGGCTCTGCGCGGCGGCGCGGCGCAGGGGCGAGGCCCTGCGCGGTTCGGCCGCTCCCTGCGGCGATCTCGACGAGGCGAGGCGGATCCTGGCCGCGCGGGGATACGAGCCGTATGCGGAGGAGGCCGCGGACGGTCCAAGGGCCGCGGACGAAAGGGCGATCGAGGGCCCGGGGGCGGTCACGGACGGCCAGGCGGTCGCCGGGCGGGCCGGAACGGTCGTACGCATGCGCAACTGCCCCTTCCACGCGGTCGCGGAACGCTTTCCGCCGCTCGTCTGCGGCATGAACCTCGCCCTCCTGGAAGGGCTGCTCGGCACCGGCGGACCGGTCAGCGCGCGCATGGACCCCCGCCCCGGGGAGTGCTGCGTCGTCGTCGAAGCCTCTAAAAACAACGAGCATTGA
- a CDS encoding helix-turn-helix transcriptional regulator translates to MPIAVDIDVMLARRKMSVGELAERVGITPANLAVLKNGRAKAVRFTTLAALCEVLECQPGDLLRWEAEDPEAAGDAAGAAQSEDPADTVGA, encoded by the coding sequence ATGCCGATCGCCGTCGACATCGACGTCATGCTCGCCAGGCGCAAGATGTCCGTGGGCGAACTCGCGGAACGCGTCGGCATCACCCCCGCCAACCTGGCCGTCCTCAAGAACGGACGCGCCAAGGCGGTCCGGTTCACCACCCTCGCCGCGCTGTGCGAGGTGCTCGAATGCCAGCCGGGGGACCTGCTGCGCTGGGAGGCCGAGGACCCCGAGGCCGCCGGAGACGCCGCGGGCGCCGCGCAGTCGGAGGACCCCGCGGACACCGTCGGCGCCTGA
- a CDS encoding DUF2267 domain-containing protein, with translation MTLQAETMTSAPAPAAAPPSERAAVSYTALLERVRYEGAYPTRERAEEAVRSVLAALGRQLVGDERVELAARLPVEAALVLTAQIPATTPLTGWEFVKDLARRTGGSPATTRWNVGAVLAPVSQLVGSDLVDRIIDQLPPGYALLFGKADLRPARRPAHEAQGARD, from the coding sequence ATGACACTCCAGGCCGAGACCATGACCTCCGCCCCGGCGCCCGCGGCCGCGCCGCCCTCCGAGCGCGCCGCCGTGTCGTACACGGCGCTGCTCGAACGGGTCCGTTACGAGGGCGCGTACCCGACCCGCGAACGCGCCGAGGAAGCGGTCCGCTCGGTGCTCGCGGCCCTCGGCCGGCAGCTCGTCGGTGACGAGCGGGTCGAGCTCGCCGCCCGTCTCCCCGTCGAAGCGGCCCTGGTGCTCACCGCCCAGATCCCCGCCACCACGCCGCTCACCGGCTGGGAGTTCGTCAAGGACCTCGCCCGGCGCACCGGCGGCAGCCCGGCCACCACCCGCTGGAACGTCGGCGCCGTCCTCGCCCCCGTCTCCCAGCTGGTCGGCTCCGACCTGGTGGACCGCATCATCGACCAGCTCCCGCCCGGCTACGCGCTCCTCTTCGGCAAGGCCGACCTCCGTCCGGCCCGCCGACCGGCCCACGAGGCGCAGGGCGCGCGCGACTGA
- a CDS encoding type III effector protein, whose translation MAGPEHPTAGHPVAFQAALSALAAIDETLRQARTAPSASSGESGESGETPESTSSEEALAALLLLRELREQLAGWEPGLIEAARDAGASWADLAHPLGVTSRQAAERRYLRVRPGNPGSTAEQRVQATRDRRAADRSVTAWAHGNAADLRRLAGQITALDSLPPALRQDLDEALADSNPAQLLEPLSRTHAHLARRHPDLAARVDTLTRHTTDLRNESDQRRSTSP comes from the coding sequence ATGGCAGGACCCGAACATCCCACCGCGGGACATCCCGTCGCCTTCCAGGCGGCCCTCTCGGCCCTCGCCGCGATCGACGAGACCCTCCGCCAGGCCCGTACGGCGCCGTCCGCCTCCTCCGGGGAGTCCGGGGAGTCCGGGGAGACGCCCGAGAGCACCTCGTCGGAGGAAGCGCTCGCCGCCCTCCTGCTCCTGCGCGAGCTGCGCGAACAGCTCGCCGGCTGGGAGCCGGGCCTCATCGAGGCCGCCCGGGACGCCGGCGCCAGCTGGGCCGACCTCGCCCATCCACTCGGCGTCACCAGCCGCCAGGCGGCCGAGCGCCGCTATCTGCGCGTACGGCCCGGGAATCCCGGCAGCACCGCGGAGCAGCGCGTCCAGGCCACGCGCGACCGCCGCGCGGCCGACCGTTCCGTCACCGCCTGGGCCCACGGGAACGCGGCCGACCTGCGTCGGCTCGCCGGGCAGATCACCGCCCTCGACTCCCTCCCCCCGGCCCTGCGCCAGGACCTCGACGAGGCCCTCGCGGACAGCAACCCGGCCCAGCTGCTCGAACCGCTCTCCCGCACCCACGCCCACCTGGCCCGCCGCCACCCCGACCTCGCCGCACGCGTGGACACCCTCACCCGGCACACCACCGACCTGCGCAACGAGAGCGACCAGCGCCGCTCCACCTCTCCGTAG
- a CDS encoding DUF2267 domain-containing protein, translated as MRLRWETFLDSVQERGAYDTPQEAERAARTVLALLGAHLVGDVRAALAARLPETFSVILLNPLQAVEPLSPERFVRATAAWIEGATERTAAWDVSAVLSVVADAAGEELTAQMLLQLPPGYDLLFGRPHLPR; from the coding sequence ATGAGACTGCGCTGGGAGACCTTCCTCGACTCCGTCCAGGAGCGGGGTGCCTACGACACGCCCCAGGAGGCCGAGCGCGCCGCCCGCACCGTGCTGGCGCTGCTCGGCGCGCATCTGGTCGGCGACGTCCGTGCCGCGCTCGCCGCCCGCCTCCCGGAGACCTTCTCCGTCATCCTGCTCAACCCGCTCCAGGCCGTCGAACCGCTCTCGCCGGAGCGCTTCGTCCGCGCGACGGCCGCGTGGATCGAAGGCGCCACGGAGCGGACCGCGGCGTGGGACGTCAGCGCCGTCCTCAGCGTCGTCGCGGATGCCGCCGGCGAGGAGCTCACGGCCCAGATGCTCCTCCAGCTCCCGCCCGGCTACGACCTCCTCTTCGGCCGGCCGCACCTCCCGAGGTGA
- a CDS encoding DUF2975 domain-containing protein has protein sequence MGKLTVLALRAVLVMLLAGSVFVQTVMVPLLAIDMNGLDADVAHLRTPVLVILVLGVVTVQVVLACVWRLVTMVRRGTVFSHAAFRYVHVVIGAVVAAALLVFSLGVVLAPGEAVAPGIVLLIGGLGLAVLGVALVVLVLRMLLAQAVARDVEATEMRAELDEVI, from the coding sequence ATGGGAAAGCTGACGGTGCTCGCGCTCCGCGCCGTGCTCGTGATGCTGCTCGCCGGCTCGGTGTTCGTACAGACGGTCATGGTTCCGCTGCTGGCCATCGACATGAACGGGCTCGACGCCGACGTCGCCCATCTGCGCACACCGGTCCTCGTGATCCTGGTGCTGGGCGTGGTGACGGTCCAGGTGGTCCTGGCATGTGTGTGGCGCCTGGTGACGATGGTGCGCCGGGGGACCGTCTTCTCCCACGCCGCCTTCCGTTACGTGCACGTCGTCATCGGCGCGGTCGTGGCGGCCGCCCTGCTGGTGTTCTCGCTCGGAGTCGTCCTCGCGCCCGGCGAGGCCGTCGCGCCCGGCATCGTCCTGCTGATCGGCGGCCTCGGCCTCGCGGTCCTGGGAGTCGCCCTCGTCGTGCTCGTCCTGCGCATGCTGCTCGCCCAGGCCGTCGCACGCGACGTGGAGGCGACCGAGATGCGGGCCGAACTGGACGAGGTGATCTGA